DNA sequence from the Streptomyces sp. MST-110588 genome:
CGCTCGCCGAGCGCCGGGCCGCCGCGCTGTCCCTGGACTCCCGCCTCCTGGCGGAGCTGCTGGGCCAGGCCGAACTGCGCGAGCTGCTGGACGCGGACGTGCTGGCCGAGCTGGAGCGCGAACTCCAGTGGCGCACGGACGACCGCCGGGTCAAGGACGCCGAGGGCGTGGCCGACGCGCTGCGCGTCCTGGGGCCGCTGACCGACGCGGAGCTGGCCGAGCGCGGCGCGGAGCCGGGATGGGCCCAGGACCTGTCGGTGGCCCGGCGCGCCATCAGGGTCCGCATCGCGGGGCAGGACCACTGGGCCGCCGTCGAGGACGCCGGCCGGCTGCGGGACGCCCTGGGCACCGCCCTGCCCGTAGGCGTCCCGGAATCCTTCACCGAACCCGTCAAGGACCCCTTGGGCGACCTGCTCTCCCGCTACGCCCGTACGCACGGCCCGTTCACCTCCGAGCAGGCCGCGGCCCGCTTCGGCCTCGGCACGGCCGTCACGGACGGCGCCCTGCACCGCCTCGCCGCGGCCGGCCGGGTCGTACCGGGCGAATTCCGCCCACCCGTCGCCCACCACCCTTCACCGGAAGCGCTGCACGCCGCGCCTTCCCCTGGAACCGGCCAGGAGTGGTGCGACGCCCAGGTCCTGCGCCGGCTGCGCCGCCGTTCGCTGGCCGCCCTGCGCGAGGAGCTGGAGCCGGTACCACCCACCGCCCTGGCCGCGTTCCTGCCCCAGTGGCAGCACCTGGGCACGCACAGCCTGCGCGGCATCGACGGACTCCTGCGGGCCATCGAGCAGTTGCAGGGCGCCGCGGTGCCCGCCTCCGCCCTGGAAAAACTCGTCCTGCCCTCCCGCGTCACCGACTACACCCCCGCCCTGCTGGATGAACTGACCGCCACCGGAGAGGTGTTGTGGGCCGGCGCGGGCGCCCTGCCCGGCAAGGACGGCTGGATCTCCCTGCACCTGGCCGACTCAGCGCCGCTGCTCCTGCCGCCCCCGTACCCGCTCGAACCGACCGCGCTGCACGAATCCGTCCTGAGCGCCCTGGCCCCCGGCTACGGACTCTTCTTCCGCCAGATCGCCGACCAGGTACGGGCCACCACCCACCCCGAGTGCACCGACCCCCAACTGGCCGACGCGCTGTGGGAGCTGGCCTGGTCCGGCCGCCTCACCAACGACACCCTCGCCCCGCTGCGCGCCCTCCTCGGCTCGGGGCGCACCGCCGGGTCCACCGCGCACCGTGCCAAGCGCCCGGTGCCGCGCGGCCGTTATGGAAACGCCGGGGTGGGGTTCACGGCCGGCGCCCTCACCGGCGGCTCCGGGCGCATGAGCCGGCCCGCTTCCCGGTCCGGCCCGCCGACCGTGGCCGGCCGCTGGTCCCTGCTTCCCGGTCCCGAGCCGGAGGCGACCCGCCGCGCCCACGCCCTGGCCCGTACGCTCCTGGACCGGCACGGGGTCGTCACCCGTGGCGCGGTCACCGCCGAGGGCGTCGAGGGCGGCTTCTCCGCCGCCTACCGTGTCCTGTCCGTGTTCGAGGAGACCGGGCAGGCCCGGCGCGGCTATGTCGTGGAGGGCCTGGGCGCCGCCCAGTTCGCGATGGAGGGCGCGGTCGACCGGCTGCGCGCGGTCGCCGCCCGGCGGGAGCGCACCACCGAGGAGCCCATGCCTCAAGTCTCCGCGCCCTGGCAGGAGGAGCGCCGCCGGACCGCGCCCGCGCGGGCGTTCGTACTGGCCGCCGCCGATCCGGCGAACGCCTACGGTGCCGCACTGCCCTGGCCGGAGCCGCCCGACGGCTCCACCCACAAGCCGGGCCGCAAGGCCGGCTCCCTGGTCGTCCTGGTGGACGGCGAGCTGATCCTCTACATGGAGCGCGGCGGCAAGACCCTGCTGGCCTGGCAGCTTCCCCGGGACGCCGGGGAGGCGACGGCCGGCAGCCGGCTGGGCCCGGCTCTGGAAGCGCTGACCGCCGCGGCCCGCGCGGGCGCCCTGGGCACGGTCACCGTCGAGCGCGTGAACGGCGTGGCGGCCCTGACCTCTCCCCTGGCCCCTGCCCTGGAAGCTGCGGGCTTCCACGCCACCCCGCGCGGTCTGCGCCTGAGACCGTGAGGGCGCGCCCGGCGGCCTCGTACGCGGACCGTGTCCGTACGCGCCACCACCTACCGGCGGCATCATGGGCGTATGCCCGAAGGTGACACGATCTGGCGCGCGGCGCGGCAGCTCCACGAGGCGCTGGCCGGCAAGACGCTGACGCGCAGTGACCTGCGCGTCCCCCGGCTCGCCACCGTGGACCTGACCGGCCGTACCGTCCTGGAGGTGGTCTCCCGCGGCAAGCATCTGCTCACCCGCGTCGAGGGGGGCCTGAGCCTCCACTCCCATCTGCGCATGGACGGCGCGTGGAAGATCTACGCCCCCGGCGAGCGCTGGCGCGGCGGACCCGCCCATCAGGTCCGGGCGGTGCTGGGCACCGCGGACCGCACCGCCGTCGGTTACCGCCTCCCCGTCCTGGAACTGCTGCGCACCGCGGACGAGTCCCGGGCCGTCGGCCATCTCGGCCCGGACCTGCTCGGCCCCGGCTGGGACCCGGAAGAGGCCCTGCGGCGGCTGCTCCGCGACCCCGGCCGTCCGCTCGGCGAAGCCCTGCTGGACCAGCGCAATCTGGCCGGCATCGGCAACATCTACAAATGCGAGCTGTGTTTCCTGCTCCGTGCCTCCCCCTGGCTTCCCGTAGGCCGCCTCACCGCTCCCGAGCGAACCGTCGCGCTCGCCAAGAAGCTCCTGGAGGCCAACAAGGACCGCCCCTACCGCGTCACCACCTCCAGCGCCCGCCAGGACCGCCGCCTGTGGGTCTACGGCCGCGCCGGACGGCCCTGTCTGCGCTGCGGCACCGCCGTCCGTACCGCTGACCAGGGACCCGCCGCCCAAGAGCGGGTCACTTTCTGGTGCCCGGCCTGTCAGCCGGAGGAGACCTCGGACCTCACCCCCGGCGCCGGAAGCCGGCCCCGCTGAACCACCCCGTACGCCTGCTCGCGCGCCCATTCGTACGCCCGCTCGCGCGCCCGCGCGGCCTCCTGCCATGCCCTTCCCACGGAACGCAGTGGACGGGCAACAGGCTCAGCCCCCAGCCGCCCGCCGCCACGGCTCCCTCCACCGCCCCGGACGTCTGCGGCCACAGCGCCAGCCGCAGCACGGCCCACCACCACATCCCCCGACGGCCGCCGCCACCCCCACCCACGCCCACCGCCACCGGCCTCGCTCGCCCCGTCTGCGCCGCCCGGCCCGTGCCGTGCGCAGCATCGCTTCGTACGCCTTGCCGCCCCTCACCCGCACGGCGGCGCATATGGCGGACACGGCCGACGCCAGGAACGCCATGGGCGCAAAGGACGCCGACGACGCCACGAAGACGGCCACAAGCCGGGAGCCCGATATCCGCGCCGCCGAGGTACGGGCCGAGATGTCCTGCCGTGCCATGGCTGCCTCCTCCGGCCGACGCTAGACGGACGCATCCGCCCCTGGGAGGGCGCACCGGGGCACTACCGGCGCGAACACAGCGACGAAAACACGCCCGGAGGTCCCGCCCCGGCCTCTTTGGCAGTCTGACCCGGCTCCGCGTCCACCGCATCCAGGCCGTACGCAGGCCACCGCACCGCCGCACGGCACATCGCCACCGGCCGCGCGCCGGCGCATCCCGCGCACGGCACCACGAAAGGCGCCCCCGGGCCCGCGCTCACGCACGCACCCGGGGGCGGCCCACTTCCCGTGGCAACACTTCCCCTGGTGATACTCCCCTGCGTCACTCCCCTGGTGATCCGCCCGGGTCACCGCTCAGGCGGTCTCGGCCTGGAACATCCAGTGGTGCTTCTCCAGGTCGGCGGTCAGTCCGATCAGGATGTCCTGCGTGACCGGGTCCGGCTCGTCCGTGACCTTGATGCGCTCCCGCATCCGCTCGATGACGGCTCCGAGCGCCCGTACGAGGGTCTGTACGGCGTCGGCGTCCTTGATCCAGCCGTCCTGCACCGTGCCGATCCCACTGGTCTTGGCGACCGTCTCCGCGCGCCCGTCCGGTGTCACGCCTATGGCCGACGCGCGCTCCGCGACCGTGTCGGCATGCTGCCGGGCGGTGTCCACGACATCGTCGAGCTGGAGATGTACGGACCGGAAGCGCGGCCCGTAGACGTTCCAGTGGACCTGCTTCGCCACGAGCGAGAGGTCCACGAGGTCGACGAGGGCTCCCTGGAGAGCGTCACCGACGGTCTTGCGGTCGTCGTCGGACAGCGTGCTCTTGACCACAGACATCCATTCACTCCTTTTCGGGCGAAATGTTCCGATTCGCCCATCCTACAAACTCTTGGCCTTGTCTGATGGCCCTGTCTGATGAGAGGCGGGTACCCAGGAAGAACACCGGAATGCCCGAAGTCCCGCCCGGCGCTCAAGGCCGGACGGGACTTCGGGTTCGGGACTTCTGCTTCGACTTCTTGGTCGGTTCTTCGCGGCCCGGCGAGAGCCACGGACAGCAGGAGTGAGGAAGTGAGGCGAGGAGAGAAGCACGCCTGTACGGATGCGGGCGCGCGACCGTACACGTAGGTGCACAGCTATGAGCCGTACAGGCAAGCACAAGCACAGGTGCGGGGCGACCCGAAGTGCCCAAAGTATGAGCGCCGGGAGTACGTGCGCCACCGGGCCGCCGCGCGGCGTACGTACGCGCAGGTCAGGCCGCGACGACGTCCACGGCCTCCGCCGGAGCCTTGATCGTCACACGGTCCTCCGGCATTCCCGTCAGAGAAGCGACCGACACCGCGTTGAACTTCGGTCGCACCGGAGCCGGCACCGGCTCGTTCGCAGCCGCGGACCGGGCCAGCTCCGCGAGCGCCAGCTCGTCGCTGACCTCCCGCATGAGCTCGGACATCCGCACGTCCAGCGCGTCACAGATCGCGGAGAGCAGTTCGGAGGACGCCTCCTTCTGCCCCCGCTCCACCTCGGACAAATAACCGAGCGACACCCGGGCGGAGGAGGAGACCTCGCGCAGGGTGCGGCCCTGGCGCTGACGCTGTCGTCGCAGCACGTCACCCAGCAGGCGACGAAGCAGGATCATCGCTGGCTCCCTCCTCGGACCTCGGATCCGGATCCTTCTCGCCCCACCGTACCGCCTCGGGCCTCGGCCGTGCGGGGCACAAGTTCGTGTTCACTCAGGGCTGTAAACATCAATTCCCCCCGTGTTGTTCCGTATCCTTTGCCGGCGCATTTCCCGTCAGTTCGCTCAACAGCAGTTCGATGACCGCCCCGACGCTGGACCGGCGGATCCGGTGACGGTCACCGTCCAGTGTCAGCCGTCGTACGCTTCCCGCACCGTCCGGCCCCTCGGCCGCGACGAAGACGGTGCCCACAGGCTGTCCGTCCTGGGGGTCCGGGCCGGCAACCCCTGTAGTGGCGATACCCCAGTCCGCGCCCAGCACACGCCGGACGCCGGTCGCCATCTGCCGCGCGACGTCGGCGTGCACGGCCCCGTGCGCGGCCAGCAGCGCCGCGTCCACGCCCAGCAGCTCGTGCTTGAGTTCGGTCGCGTACGCCGTGACCGATCCCCTGAAGACCCTGGAGGCCCCGGGTACGGCGGTCAGCTCGCCCGCGACCAGCCCGCCTGTCAGCGACTCGGCCACCGCCAGGCTCTGCCCGCGCGCCACCAGCGAGGCCAGTACCTCACCCGCCGTGGAGCCACCGCCCACCACGGGATCACCGCTGCATGCCGAGCCGGGCACGGAGCCACCGTTCACCGGCCCGGGCCCCGCTCGCCCCGCTGCGACTCCCGCCCGGGCCGCCGCTCCGCCGCAAGCCGCTCACCTTCGAGCCGCTCATCTTCGAGCCGCTCACCTTCGAGCCGCTGGCCTCCCAGCCGCTCCCGCTCCAGCTCGCGCTCCCTGGCCAGCCCGGCCCGCCGCAGCACGATCGCCTGCCGTACGTAATCCAGCCCGGTCACCACGGTCAGCACCACGGCCACCGCCATCACCCACCACCGGAACGTCGCCAGCGCGCCGTTCAGCGCGAGGACGTACATCCCCACCGCCGTGCCCTGGGCCAGCGTCTTGGCCTTGCCACCGCGGCTGGCCGGAATGACACCGTGCTTGATCACCCAGAAGCGCATCAGTGTGATGCCCAGCTCCCGGAAGAGGATCAGGCCGGTCACCCACCACGGCAGATCGTCGAGCACCGACAGGCAGATCAGCGCCGAACCCATGATCGCCTTGTCCGCGATCGGATCGGCGATCTTCCCGAAGTCCGTGACCAGGTTGTACTGGCGGGCCAGGTGGCCGTCGAACACATCGGTGATCATGGCGATGGCGAAGGCCGCCCAGGCGAAGGACCGCCAGGCCGGGTCGTAGCCGTCGCCGTGCATCAGCAGCAGGACGAAGGCCGGTACGAGCAGCAGCCGCACCATCGTCAGGACGTTGGCGATGTTCCACAGCCCGGCCTGCCGGACGGCCGACGCCGGACGCGGCCCACCGGTCGCCGAAGCCGGGACTCCGCTCATCTGCCCGCCTCCTCGGAACACGGCGCGCCGTCCACGGACAGCACCTCGGCGACGAGATCCACACCCTCGCTCGCCACGACCTTCGCCTCGACCATACGGCCCGGAGCGAGCTCCAGGCCGGTCCGCACCAGCGTGACGCCGTCGGTCTCCGGCGCCTGGTGCGCGGCCCGCCCCACGACGCCGTCCTCCTCGTCGATCCGGTCGACCAGTACGTGGACGGTCTCGCCCAGCCGCTCCTCGGCGCGCTGTGCGGTCAGCTCCTCGGCCAGCCGGGTCAGCCGCGCCAGCCGCTCGGCGACCACCTCCGGGTCGAGCTTGTGCTCGTACCCGGCGGCTTCGGTGCCGTCCTCGTCGGAGTAGCCGAAGACGCCGAT
Encoded proteins:
- a CDS encoding DNA-formamidopyrimidine glycosylase family protein, encoding MPEGDTIWRAARQLHEALAGKTLTRSDLRVPRLATVDLTGRTVLEVVSRGKHLLTRVEGGLSLHSHLRMDGAWKIYAPGERWRGGPAHQVRAVLGTADRTAVGYRLPVLELLRTADESRAVGHLGPDLLGPGWDPEEALRRLLRDPGRPLGEALLDQRNLAGIGNIYKCELCFLLRASPWLPVGRLTAPERTVALAKKLLEANKDRPYRVTTSSARQDRRLWVYGRAGRPCLRCGTAVRTADQGPAAQERVTFWCPACQPEETSDLTPGAGSRPR
- a CDS encoding helix-turn-helix transcriptional regulator, which encodes MILLRRLLGDVLRRQRQRQGRTLREVSSSARVSLGYLSEVERGQKEASSELLSAICDALDVRMSELMREVSDELALAELARSAAANEPVPAPVRPKFNAVSVASLTGMPEDRVTIKAPAEAVDVVAA
- a CDS encoding nicotinamide-nucleotide amidohydrolase family protein, yielding MGGGSTAGEVLASLVARGQSLAVAESLTGGLVAGELTAVPGASRVFRGSVTAYATELKHELLGVDAALLAAHGAVHADVARQMATGVRRVLGADWGIATTGVAGPDPQDGQPVGTVFVAAEGPDGAGSVRRLTLDGDRHRIRRSSVGAVIELLLSELTGNAPAKDTEQHGGN
- a CDS encoding DNA starvation/stationary phase protection protein yields the protein MSVVKSTLSDDDRKTVGDALQGALVDLVDLSLVAKQVHWNVYGPRFRSVHLQLDDVVDTARQHADTVAERASAIGVTPDGRAETVAKTSGIGTVQDGWIKDADAVQTLVRALGAVIERMRERIKVTDEPDPVTQDILIGLTADLEKHHWMFQAETA
- the pgsA gene encoding CDP-diacylglycerol--glycerol-3-phosphate 3-phosphatidyltransferase, coding for MSGVPASATGGPRPASAVRQAGLWNIANVLTMVRLLLVPAFVLLLMHGDGYDPAWRSFAWAAFAIAMITDVFDGHLARQYNLVTDFGKIADPIADKAIMGSALICLSVLDDLPWWVTGLILFRELGITLMRFWVIKHGVIPASRGGKAKTLAQGTAVGMYVLALNGALATFRWWVMAVAVVLTVVTGLDYVRQAIVLRRAGLARERELERERLGGQRLEGERLEDERLEGERLAAERRPGRESQRGERGPGR